One part of the Esox lucius isolate fEsoLuc1 chromosome 10, fEsoLuc1.pri, whole genome shotgun sequence genome encodes these proteins:
- the LOC105012525 gene encoding uncharacterized protein LOC105012525 isoform X6, producing MMLGDGPGHLPSFTLYEYMRNPGRTEPIIGVHLISTCLNSECVDIPVCLCHICHECFTAISILSHLTSASHLQQTLMYQSPERLPFGWKPEIDRKVLNTLAWEEETDRGEKDMILKVFFCPDIVFSNIKTLHYLTAIKCLKDFHGYYFVDKPLTIWTHLKNTKRTFPLLGLQFLVQYSITRPRDSFPRWGYLCLLCEEKLSDRLSVAHMHSNTHVTMFLKRAHPGSLEEVKWHDERRSEVLLDLAQQAETIHTPSRVQVIKLERCIAESVMYTKALAILKSVNKRGFRLQIPLLPRGKKLVPFGGIQDQSRTTEPVPVRLYVGEDNETRNKNDNEIKNYKETTPDTVNMTHKTGMEVEKQIGKKPCTDSGRKTGEEPCCGPGPKAGKEPCSSPGAKTGKEPCSGPGAKTGKEPCSGPGAKTGKEPCSGPGAKAGKEPCSGPGAKAGKEPCSGPGPKAGKEPCSGPGAKTGKEPCSGPGAKTGKEPCSGPGAKTGKEPCSGPGAKTGKEPCSGPGAKTGKEPCSGPGAKTGKEPCSGPGAKTGKEPCSGPGAKTGKEPCSGPGAKTGKEPCSGPGAKTGKEPCSGPGAKTGKEPYIDPCPKIDDEPCSDPGAKSGKEPCSDPGAKAGKEPCSDPGAKAGKEPCSDPGAKAGKEPCSDPGAESGKEPCSDPGAESGKEPCSDPGAESGKEPCSDPGAESGKEPCSDPGAESGKEPCSDPGEKTGKEPCSDPGAKNETPQPSNPIYTPLIDFLRSKNRQAVGLKALIECHCDGLPLFYLCQVCKCKVLQNSIISHVTGDNHRQLSLWPMNTIPKRHRRLRAAALKLEKTLGYGEFKVAVLNARTYHSISTNSIPFDMKVKMVLCDHYSSDPRYFVMPLAKKPKPKLKKNSNVKTLALDCNDVCSPAAPAGRFPALWRYLQQSNRQPVIGVGMLTELTERDGDYVLCGCCSHKMFPSSVTSHVISSRHRYYYIRMAHPELAVNWPESPALIVYNGPLQRELRVQAKELEGQEGPEHPQVVKETSATSGGGPTTCPEEVVEQIQIHSAPVSVEEEPVNSEPSQPLGEKKKTRNRGNPVVGVNFLVRVSHRNRKQYYCQLCSVRVKHPVIDHMTSLRHRHSYVKLKYPSWTSDSEAKLFKMAFHLEKVDRSAGLGMQKVEVDAVEFKDLRSCPVEEALSKLQAIIIQQQEPGDLKMHPSTNQNPEDLRQTAPSLRPVSAQGPSNGDQEHLQVPASSLQDQPSFGSTSVPLSSSSPPCLSPSNSFSASLPAVSLSASTSLSSFVPSYTPVLSTEKTTDPSSDVVSVPDPVCDPVSVPSPLSALKNPTHLKDCESPEWWERRSPENRETLMLLELPDKQTEYAAGDRLTEYAAGDRLTEYAAGDRLTEYAAGDRLTEYAAGDRLTEYAAGDRLTEYAAGDRLTEYAAGDRLTEYAAGDRLTEYAAGDRLTEYAAGDRLTEYAAGDRLTEYAAGDRLTEYAAGDRLTEYAAGDRLTEYAAGDRLTEYAAGWTQAEYPAGWTQAEYPARWTQAEYPARWTQAEYPARWTQAEYPARERLAEYQATPWEGLHQFTEHMGTGKVTDQEQTRQVGTSQLEPSPLRWLSVPQVFLHPDTPAAKRIAGPSHLSKYLKVKGLHDTEPIIGLGSVLECRGISQATFFMCVTCAETFSSTHICEHIISARHQQYYMIAQYGGVLYEWLRELQLPPSPHLLREFAWRLSQLEVEIDAQVMLLDPMWYKHVQSAPFYRAMQLLQEQNQSALVMHTATRQQLSLPADPDLETEQGFDQRYRKMNELTMDQTAPGHSLWTSDTGTVKQPEDLFESVQSLQTAEEWTNTLNPDLPQISQRSEREEHFVPVGAQAPRNSEPVGAQAPRNSEPVGAQAPRNSEPVGAQAPRNSEPVGAQAPRNSEPVGAQAPRNSEPMSTQNHEPVGAQTPRNSEPMSTQNHEPVGAQTPRNSEPMSTPTHQSSEPVGAQALQNYEPVGAQALQNYEPVGAQALQNYEPVGAQALQNYEPVGAQALQNYEPVGAQALQNYEPVGAQALQNYEPVGAQALQNYEPVGAQALQNYEPVGAQALQNYEPVGAQALQNSEPVGAQALQNSEPVGAQALQNSEPISTRTPQKTKSTKTETPVTSSEPHLNQHNTVIIKQELADPEVEPQTQPEVDSVHRPEVQLAPACLGSLYEGRFPILPGHSQRLTCRGGVPPKSTKDLNTYIKEKLTQAVVGLSALIECCCEGLVSFYLCVSCGGRLSCNSRQNTSVLINHVLKYRHRLNYLTVRYPWYFHGLVPGQNPAEESRLLMQIAKEVEEQNHDEPGMIQEVLLNQADFLAIKGMLFDKAVSRLKEIRSEQNQTELLTKVTSKLEPVVVKQEMECQVVSHHALGQSSLPQRLKRHSSIKESPEQGKKPKVSSSPECQAVKSDPAFDSCPSSSEVTEPFDPPSGNQSCAVETSSLGHTDPELKNTPSHTDSQCELEVSPPGSPADNLTVSKMFSRKKQSHSVSTRGHKLSNKHLDKKDPADRAKVSHAHSNGTRSHRDRRHTHAHSHHQHARSCSRTKHTHSLSNAKHTRVRTDHARTGKAWLRGRTPERRRNRDLADRRSDRSRSRTPRRRRRSVPGCSPKDPPTVCPFKTHQASTYCLFTHTPSYPSKSTSAQSLARDDPSQPPCPSKDLSSQSSPADRRPSKPTTVVRPLQAKEHPPNDTPDMPLHPARTGPWTPPPLPATPTLLPPPPEQDLLSASGNNMASTVDGIMFIGDSSLRFPHLPASTTLPRAVGGGADSWTKGPIAGKEMPAEAMGVDSKGRAIGTVAIPANPLKRNLSAPEPKDRDPWSYENRQFITNPSIQASNPTAIASQAQWGYAGGLSVGQFTSNPGSSAPCPGGRLSLEGYPVATYPGTGYPGVGGFTSSSPTDLGPSNTQSQPGWSGGYWGTGYQATSQPETGYVLANQAGLSYPGGFSGSEGSYPGHQVYPGVFYSDTDYRGRAFPGSGTGLGSAGVPPSSHYSTKPPLPAVGCWEFASPAVGSCQSYSTWTANVTRVAMETNTAGITVGTPTQLVGQTWDPREWMPPPQ from the exons ATGATGCTGGGTGACGGGCCAG GCCACCTACCATCCTTTACTTTGTACGAGTACATGCGGAACCCAGGGCGAACTGAACCAATTATTG GTGTCCATCTGATCTCGACGTGTCTGAATTCAGAGTGTGTGGACATACCGGTGTGCCTGTGTCACATCTGTCATGAGTGTTTCACGGCAATTTCTATCTTGTCTCACCTCACCTCTGCTTCCCACCTCCAACAGACCCTG ATGTACCAGAGTCCAGAGCGTCTGCCGTTTGGCTGGAAACCAGAAATTGACCGGAAGGTCTTGAACACCCTGGCCTGGGAAGAGGAGACcgacagaggagagaaggacatGATCCTGAAG GTGTTCTTTTGTCCTGACATTGTTTTCTCCAACATTAAGACATTGCACTACCTCACTG CCATTAAGTGTCTCAAAGACTTTCATGGTTATTATTTTG TTGACAAACCACTGACAATTTGGACCCatctgaaaaacacaaaaaggacATTTCCTCTGCTGG GTTTGCAGTTCCTGGTTCAATACAGCATTACAAGGCCCAGGGACTCGTTTCCAAGATGGGGGTACCTGTGTCTTCTGTGTGAGGAGAAGTTGTCAGACAGGCTCAGCGTGGCTCACATGCACAGCAACACTCATGTCACTATGTTCCTG aaACGTGCACATCCCGGTTCTCTGGAAGAGGTGAAGTGGCATGATGAAAGGAGGAGTGAAGTATTGCTCGACCTGGCACAACAGGCTGAGACAATACACACTCCCAGCCGTGTACAG GTCATAAAATTGGAACGCTGCATTGCTGAATCAGTCATGTACACAAAAG CCCTGGCGATCCTGAAGTCAGTCAATAAGAGAGGATTCAGACTGCAGATTCCTCTGCTACCACGTGGGAAAAAACTGG TGCCCTTCGGGGGAATACAAGACCAAAGCCGGACCACAGAACCTGTTCCTGTACGTCTGTATGTTGGAGAGGATAATGAGACCAGGAACAAAAATGACAATGAGATAAAGAACTACAAAGAGACCACCCCAGATACTGTAAACATGActcacaagactgggatggagGTGGAAAAACAAATTGGCAAAAAACCCTGCACTGACTCCGGTAGAAAGACTGGAGAAGAACCCTGCTGTGGGCCCGGTCCAAAGGCTGGCAAAGAACCCTGCAGCAGCCCCGGGGCAAAGACGGGCAAAGAACCCTGCAGCGGCCCCGGGGCAAAGACGGGCAAAGAACCCTGCAGCGGCCCCGGGGCAAAGACGGGCAAAGAACCCTGCAGCGGCCCCGGGGCAAAGGCGGGCAAAGAACCCTGCAGCGGCCCCGGGGCAAAGGCGGGCAAAGAACCCTGCAGCGGCCCCGGTCCAAAGGCGGGCAAGGAACCCTGCAGCGGCCCCGGGGCAAAGACGGGCAAAGAACCCTGCAGCGGCCCCGGGGCAAAGACGGGCAAAGAACCCTGCAGCGGCCCCGGGGCAAAGACGGGCAAAGAACCCTGCAGCGGCCCCGGGGCAAAGACGGGCAAAGAACCCTGCAGCGGCCCCGGGGCAAAGACGGGCAAAGAACCCTGCAGCGGCCCCGGGGCAAAGACGGGCAAAGAACCCTGCAGCGGCCCCGGGGCAAAGACGGGCAAAGAACCCTGCAGCGGCCCCGGGGCAAAGACGGGCAAAGAACCCTGCAGCGGCCCCGGGGCAAAGACGGGCAAAGAACCCTGCAGCGGCCCCGGGGCAAAGACGGGCAAAGAACCCTGCAGCGGCCCCGGGGCAAAGACGGGCAAAGAACCCTATATTGATCCCTGTCCAAAGATTGACGACGAACCCTGCAGCGACCCCGGGGCAAAGTCCGGCAAAGAACCCTGCAGCGACCCCGGGGCAAAGGCGGGTAAAGAACCCTGCAGCGACCCCGGGGCAAAGGCGGGTAAAGAACCCTGCAGCGACCCCGGGGCAAAGGCGGGTAAAGAACCCTGCAGCGACCCCGGGGCAGAGTCCGGTAAAGAACCCTGCAGCGACCCCGGGGCAGAGTCCGGTAAAGAACCCTGCAGCGACCCCGGGGCAGAGTCCGGTAAAGAACCCTGCAGCGACCCCGGGGCAGAGTCCGGTAAAGAACCCTGCAGCGACCCCGGGGCAGAGTCCGGCAAAGAACCCTGCAGCGACCCCGGGGAAAAGACGGGTAAAGAACCCTGCAGCGACCCCGGGGCAAAGAATG AGACTCCACAACCCAGCAATCCTATATACACTCCACTGATTGATTTTCTGAGGAGCAAGAACCGACAGGCAGTCG GTCTTAAAGCACTCATAGAGTGTCATTGTGATGGGCTGCCGCTCTTCTACCTGTGCCAGGTGTGTAAGTGTAAAGTCCTGCAGAACTCGATTATCTCCCATGTCACTGGAGACAATCACCGACAATTATCCCTG TGGCCTATGAATACTATTCCCAAACGCCACAGGAGGTTGAGGGCAGCTGCCTTAAAGCTGGAGAAGACCTTGGGATATGGAGAATTTAAG GTAGCAGTGTTGAATGCGCGAACATATCATTCTATTTCTACTAATTCCATTCCCTTCG ACATGAAGGTAAAGATGGTCTTGTGTGATCACTATTCAAGTGACCCCCGATATTTCGTCATGCCTCTAGCTAAGAAGCCTAAGCCCAAG ctgaagaaaaacagtaatGTCAAAACTCTGGCCCTAGACTGCAATGACG tgtgttcTCCCGCAGCACCCGCTGGGAGATTCCCTGCTCTGTGGCGCTACCTGCAGCAGTCCAACAGACAGCCTGTCATTG GTGTTGGTATGTTGACAGAGTTGACCGAACGAGATGGTGACTACGTCCTGTGTGGATGCTGTTCTCACAAGATGTTTCCATCCTCTGTCACCTCACACGTCATCTCTTCCAGACACCGCTACTACTACATA AGAATGGCACATCCTGAGCTGGCTGTTAATTGGCCAGAAAGTCCAGCGCTGATTGTGTATAATGGGCCTCTTCAAAGAGAGCTGAGAGTGCAAGCTAAAGAACTGGAGGGTCAGGAAGGACCTGAACATCCCCAG GTGGTGAAAGAAACATCTGCTACATCGGGAGGTGGACCCACAACCTGCCCAGAag AGGTTGTCGAACAGATCCAGATTCACTCCGCTCCTGTCTCTGTGGAAGAGGAACCGGTTAACTCAGAGCCATCACAGCCCCTcggagaaaagaaaaagacgAGGAATAGGGGCAATCCTGTGGTTG GAGTGAACTTCCTGGTCCGGGTGTCTCACAGAAATAGGAAACAATACTACTGTCAGCTGTGCTCCGTTAGGGTGAAGCATCCCGTTATTGATCACATGACCAGCCTCCGCCATCGACACAGCTATGTG aaaTTGAAGTACCCCAGTTGGACCTCCGACTCAGAGGCAAAGCTGTTCAAGATGGCTTTTCACCTGGAGAAGGTGGATCGAAGCGCTGGACTGGGCATGCAG AAAGTAGAAGTGGATGCTGTTGAATTCAAGGATCTAAGGTCTTGCCCTGTGGAGGAAG CTCTCAGTAAACTGCAGGCCATTATCATACAGCAACAAGAGCCAGGTGATCTGAAGATGCATCCCTCAACCAATCAGAACCCAGAAGATCTGAGACAGACTGCTCCCTCATTGAGACCTGTCAGTGCCCAAGGGCCATCTAACG gagacCAGGAACACCTACAAGTAcctgcctcctctctccagGATCAGCCGTCCTTTGGCTCCACATCTGTCCCCCTCTCATCCTCCAGTCCTCCTTGCCTCTCTCCCTCAAActccttctctgcctctctccccgcAGTGTCCCTATCTGCCTCAACCTCCCTTTCTTCCTTTGTTCCATCCTACACTCCCGTTTTGTCCACTGAGAAGACGACTGACCCCTCATCAGATGTTGTCTCTGTCCCCGATCCTGTCTGTgatcctgtctctgtcccttcACCCCTCTCCGCTCTAAAGAACCCAACACATCTGAAGGACTGCGAGAGTCCAGAgtggtgggagaggaggagcccagaaaacagagagacactAATGCTTCTGGAACTCCCAGACAAACAGACGGAGTACGCGGCGGGAGACCGGCTGACGGAGTACGCGGCGGGAGACCGGCTGACGGAGTACGCGGCGGGAGACCGGCTGACGGAGTACGCGGCGGGAGACCGGCTGACGGAGTACGCGGCGGGAGACCGGCTGACGGAGTACGCGGCGGGAGACCGGCTGACGGAGTACGCGGCGGGAGACCGGCTGACGGAGTACGCGGCGGGAGACCGGCTGACGGAGTACGCGGCGGGAGACCGGCTGACGGAGTACGCGGCGGGAGACCGGCTGACGGAGTACGCGGCGGGAGACCGGCTGACGGAGTACGCGGCGGGAGACCGGCTGACGGAGTACGCGGCGGGAGACCGGCTGACGGAGTACGCGGCGGGAGACCGGCTGACGGAGTACGCGGCGGGAGACCGGCTGACGGAGTACGCGGCGGGAGACCGGCTGACGGAGTACGCGGCGGGGTGGACGCAGGCGGAATACCCGGCGGGGTGGACCCAGGCGGAATACCCGGCGAGGTGGACCCAGGCGGAATACCCGGCGAGGTGGACCCAGGCGGAATACCCGGCGAGGTGGACCCAGGCGGAATACCCGGCGAGAGAGAGACTGGCGGAATACCAGGCCACTCCTTGGGAAGGCTTACATCAGTTTACAGAGCACATGGGGACAGGAAAGG TGACCGACCAAGAACAGACACGTCAGGTTGGAACCTCACAGCTGGAGCCTTCGCCGTTAAGATGGCTCAGTGTTCCCCAGGTGTTTCTGCACCCGGACACTCCGGCAG CTAAGAGAATTGCCGGACCGAGCCATCTGTCCAAGTACCTTAAAGTGAAGGGCCTTCACGACACCGAGCCTATTatag GTCTTGGTAGTGTGTTGGAGTGTCGAGGTATATCTCAAGCTACATTCTTCATGTGCGTGACCTGTGCTGAGACTTTCTCCAGCACGCACATCTGTGAACACATCATCAGTGCACGGCACCAGCAGTACTACATG ATTGCCCAGTATGGTGGTGTCCTCTACGAGTGGCTGAGGGAACTACAGCTGCCCCCGAGTCCACACCTCCTCAGGGAGTTCGCCTGGAGACTGTCACAACTGGAGGTGGAGATCGACGCACAG GTGATGCTGCTGGACCCCATGTGGTATAAACATGTGCAGTCAGCTCCGTTTTACCGAG CCATGCAATTGCTGCAGGAACAGAACCAGAGCGCCTTGGTTATGCACACTGCAACCAGACAACAGCTTTCTCTCCCAGCTGATCCTGACCTGGAAACGGAGCAGGGCTTTGACCAGAGATACAGGAAAATGAATGAACTAACCATGGATCAAACTGCGCCTGGTCATTCCCTGTGGACATCAGATACAGGGACTGTTAAACAGCCTGAAGACCTGTTTGAGTCAGTCCAGAGCCTGCAGACGGCAGAAGAATGGACCAATACTCTGAACCCAGATCTGCCTCAGATCAGCCAAAGATCAGAAAGGGAAGAGCATTTTGTGCCAGTCGGAGCCCAGGCACCCCGGAACTCTGAGCCAGTCGGAGCCCAGGCACCCCGGAACTCTGAGCCAGTCGGAGCCCAGGCACCCCGGAACTCTGAGCCAGTCGGAGCCCAGGCACCCCGGAACTCTGAGCCAGTCGGAGCCCAGGCACCCCGGAACTCTGAGCCAGTCGGAGCCCAGGCACCCCGGAACTCTGAGCCAATGTCAACACAGAACCATGAACCAGTCGGAGCCCAGACACCCCGGAACTCTGAGCCAATGTCAACACAGAACCATGAACCAGTCGGAGCCCAGACACCCCGGAACTCTGAGCCAATGTCAACACCGACACACCAGAGCTCAGAGCCAGTCGGAGCCCAGGCCCTCCAGAACTATGAGCCAGTCGGGGCCCAGGCCCTCCAGAACTATGAGCCAGTCGGGGCCCAGGCCCTCCAGAACTATGAGCCAGTCGGGGCCCAGGCCCTCCAGAACTATGAGCCAGTCGGGGCCCAGGCCCTCCAGAACTATGAGCCAGTCGGGGCCCAGGCCCTCCAGAACTATGAGCCAGTCGGGGCCCAGGCCCTCCAGAACTATGAGCCAGTCGGGGCCCAGGCCCTCCAGAACTATGAGCCAGTCGGGGCCCAGGCCCTCCAGAACTATGAGCCAGTCGGGGCCCAGGCCCTCCAGAACTATGAGCCAGTCGGGGCCCAGGCCCTCCAGAACTCTGAGCCAGTCGGGGCCCAGGCCCTCCAGAACTCTGAGCCAGTCGGGGCCCAGGCCCTCCAGAACTCTGAGCCAATAAGTACCAGAACTCcacagaaaacaaaatcaacCAAAACAGAGACACCAGTGACTTCCTCAGAACCACATCTGAACCAACACAACACAG TCATTATCAAACAGGAGCTTGCGGACCCCGAGGTGGAACCCCAGACCCAGCCTGAGGTGGATTCTGTACACCGGCCTGAGGTCCAACTGGCTCCTGCATGTTTGG GATCCCTGTATGAAGGTAGATTTCCCATTCTCCCAGGACACAGCCAGAGGTTGACATGTAGAGGAGGTGTTCCTCCCAAAAGCACCAAAGACCTCAACACCTACATCAAGGAGAAACTGACTCAAGCTGTGGTCG GTCTCAGTGCGTTGATAGAGTGCTGCTGTGAGGGCCTGGTGTCCTTCTACCTGTGTGTGTCGTGCGGTGGTCGACTGTCTTGTAACAGCCGACAGAACACGTCTGTCCTCATCAACCACGTCCTCAAATACAGGCACCGACTCAACTATCTG ACTGTTCGATATCCGTGGTATTTCCATGGTCTGGTACCTGGCCAGAATCCGGCAGAAGAGTCCAGACTTCTGATGCAGATTGCTAAGGAGGTAGAGGAGCAGAACCATGATGAGCCTGGCATGATACAGGAGGTGCTCCTGAACCAGGCTGACTTTTTAGCGATCAAAGGAATGCTGTTTGATAAAG CTGTGTCCCGTTTGAAGGAGATCCGTTCAGAGCAGAACCAAACAGAACTTCTTACCAAGGTCACTAGCAAACTTGAACCAGTAGTGGTCAAGCAGGAGATGGAGTGCCAGGTGGTGTCCCATCATGCCTTGGGGCAGTCTTCGTTGCCGCAGAGAT TGAAGCGCCATTCTAGCATCAAAGAGTCACCCGAGCAAGGGAAGAAACCGAAGGTGTCTAGTTCCCCTGAGTGTCAGGCCGTGAAATCTGACCCTGCCTTTGACAGCTGTCCGTCGTCCTCTGAGGTCACTGAACCTTTTGACCCACCATCAGGCAACCAGTCGTGCGCCGTCGAAACCTCATCACTTGGCCACACTGACCCAGAACTGAAAAACACTCCTTCACATACAGACTCTCAATGTGAGCTGGAGGTCAGTCCACCCGGTAGCCCTGCTGACAATCTGACTGTATCCAAAATGTTCTCAAGAAAGAAGCAGTCTCACTCGGTTTCCACCCGCGGCCACAAGCTCAGCAACAAACATTTGGACAAGAAGGATCCTGCTGACAGGGCTAAGGTCTCTCACGCACACAGCAATGGCACACGCTCACACAGAGACCGCagacacactcacgcacacagtCATCACCAACACGCACGCAGTTGCAGTCGTACCAAACACACGCACAGTCTCAGTAATGCCAAACACACTCGCGTGCGCACTGACCACGCAAGGACAGGCAAAGCCTGGCTCCGTGGCAGGACCCCAGAGAGACGCCGCAACAGAGATCTTGCTGACCGACGTTCCGACCGCTCGCGCTCTCGTACCCCCCGCAGGAGACGTCGTTCTGTCCCCGGCTGCTCTCCGAAAGACCCGCCCACGGTTTGTCCCTTCAAGACCCACCAGGCCTCCACCTACTGCCTTTTCACTCACACCCCATCCTATCCCAGCAAATCCACTTCGGCCCAGAGTCTGGCCCGGGATGACCCCAGCCAACCGCCGTGCCCGTCTAAAGACCTGTCCAGCCAGTCCAGCCCGGCAGACAGGAGACCGTCCAAACCAACCACAGTGGTTAGGCCTCTCCAGGCCAAGGAGCATCCACCAAACGACACCCCCGACATGCCCCTCCACCCAGCGAGAACTGGACCCTGGACCCCACCGCCCCTGCCAGCCACCCCTACCCTCCTACCTCCCCCGCCCGAGCAAGATCTCCTTTCTGCCTCTGGGAATAATATGGCCTCCACTGTGGACGGTATTATGTTTATTGGGGACTCTTCGCTGCGCTTCCCCCACTTGCCTGCTTCGACCACCCTGCCAAGGGCAGTGGGAGGTGGGGCTGATTCCTGGACCAAGGGCCCTATCGCTGGCAAGGAGATGCCCGCCGAGGCGATGGGGGTGGACTCAAAGGGCCGTGCTATTGGCACGGTGGCAATACCGGCCAACCCTCTGAAGAGGAATCTTTCCGCGCCGGAACCAAAGGACCGAGATCCCTGGAGCTATGAGAACCGACAGTTCATCACCAACCCCAGCATCCAGGCTTCTAACCCCACTGCCATTGCCTCACAGGCCCAGTGGGGCTACGCCGGAGGGTTGTCGGTTGGTCAGTTCACCTCTAACCCCGGCAGCTCTGCCCCTTGCCCCGGAGGCCGACTCTCCCTGGAGGGATACCCTGTAGCCACCTACCCTGGTACGGGTTACCCAGGGGTGGGTGGGTTCACTTCCAGCTCCCCCACTGACCTCGGACCCAgtaacacacagtcacagcCCGGGTGGTCAGGGGGCTACTGGGGAACAGGCTACCAAGCTACGAGTCAACCGGAGACTGGCTACGTGTTGGCCAATCAGGCTGGTCTTTCCTACCCCGGAGGTTTTTCTGGAAGTGAAGGGAGCTACCCCGGACATCAGGTCTACCCAGGGGTATTCTATTCGGACACGGACTACCGTGGGCGTGCCTTCCCCGGGTCGGGTACTGGACTGGGTTCTGCTGGGGTGCCCCCCAGCAGCCACTACTCAACCAAACCACCGCTTCCGGCTGTTGGCTGCTGGGAATTTGCCTCTCCAGCGGTGGGGAGTTGCCAGAGCTACTCCACCTGGACAGCAAATGTCACCAGGGTTGCCATGGAAACCAACACTGCTGGTATTACTGTTG GGACCCCAACCCAGCTTGTCGGTCAAACCTGGGACCCCCGTG